A section of the Paracoccaceae bacterium genome encodes:
- a CDS encoding formate--tetrahydrofolate ligase, with protein MSDIEIARAASKRPIQEIGSKLGIPEADLLPFGHDKAKVSDAFIKSLGDREDGELILVTAVNPTLAGEGKTTTTVGLGDGLNAIGKNAAICIREASLGPCFGMKGGAAGGGYAQVVPMEEMNLHFTGDFHAITSAHNLLAAMLDNHIYWGNALEIDIRRVAFRRVMDMNDRALRQIVCNLGGVANGFPREAGFDITVASEVMAILCLARDLDDLEKRLGDIIVAYRRDRSPVYARDIKADGAMTVLLAQAMQPNLVQTLENNPAFVHGGPFANIAHGCNSVVATRTALKLADYVVTEAGFGADLGAEKFLNIKCRKAGLAPSAVVLVATVRAMKMNGGVARADLGDEDVAAVTKGCDNLGRHIENLKKFGVPVVVAINHFVTDTDAEVQAIRDHTAKLGSEAVLCQHWAKGSEGTKDLATRVVQVIDEGKANFAPIYPDEMPLFEKIETIAKEIYRADEVVADAKIRDQLKQWEDQGYGHLPVCMAKTQYSFTTDPNRRGAPDGHSLPVREVRLSAGAGFIVVICGEIMTMPGLPRVPSAEAIRINDDGQIDGLF; from the coding sequence ATGTCCGACATTGAAATCGCCCGCGCTGCCTCGAAACGCCCGATTCAGGAGATTGGGTCGAAGCTTGGGATTCCAGAGGCTGATTTGCTTCCCTTTGGGCATGACAAGGCGAAGGTAAGCGATGCGTTCATCAAGTCGCTTGGGGATCGTGAGGACGGCGAGCTTATTCTGGTGACGGCGGTGAACCCGACGCTAGCGGGCGAGGGCAAGACCACGACGACGGTGGGGCTGGGTGATGGGCTGAACGCGATCGGCAAGAACGCCGCGATCTGTATTCGCGAAGCCTCCTTGGGTCCGTGTTTCGGCATGAAGGGCGGGGCGGCCGGGGGTGGTTACGCCCAGGTGGTGCCGATGGAGGAGATGAACCTCCACTTCACCGGCGACTTCCACGCCATCACATCGGCCCACAACCTGCTGGCGGCGATGCTGGACAACCACATCTACTGGGGCAACGCGCTGGAGATCGACATCCGCCGGGTGGCCTTCCGCCGGGTGATGGACATGAACGACCGGGCGCTCAGGCAGATCGTCTGCAATCTGGGCGGGGTCGCCAACGGCTTCCCGCGAGAGGCCGGGTTCGACATCACGGTCGCCAGTGAGGTCATGGCGATCCTGTGCCTGGCGCGCGATCTGGACGATCTGGAAAAGCGCCTTGGCGATATCATCGTCGCCTACCGGCGCGACCGTTCCCCCGTTTACGCCCGTGACATTAAGGCCGACGGCGCGATGACGGTGCTGCTGGCCCAGGCGATGCAGCCGAACCTGGTGCAGACGCTGGAAAACAACCCGGCCTTCGTGCACGGCGGTCCGTTTGCGAATATCGCGCACGGCTGTAACTCGGTCGTGGCGACCCGCACGGCGCTGAAGCTGGCCGATTACGTGGTGACCGAAGCCGGGTTTGGCGCCGATCTGGGGGCCGAGAAATTCCTCAACATCAAATGCCGCAAGGCCGGGCTGGCGCCATCGGCGGTGGTGCTGGTGGCGACGGTGCGGGCGATGAAGATGAACGGCGGCGTGGCGCGGGCCGATCTGGGCGACGAGGACGTCGCGGCGGTGACCAAGGGCTGCGACAACCTTGGCCGCCACATCGAAAACCTCAAGAAGTTCGGCGTGCCGGTGGTGGTGGCGATCAACCACTTCGTCACCGATACCGATGCCGAGGTGCAGGCGATCCGCGATCATACCGCCAAGCTGGGCAGTGAGGCGGTGCTGTGCCAGCACTGGGCCAAAGGCTCTGAAGGAACGAAGGATCTGGCCACCCGCGTGGTGCAGGTCATCGACGAGGGCAAAGCCAATTTCGCGCCGATCTATCCCGACGAGATGCCGCTGTTTGAAAAGATCGAGACCATCGCGAAAGAGATCTACCGCGCCGATGAGGTTGTGGCCGATGCGAAGATCCGCGACCAGCTGAAGCAGTGGGAGGATCAGGGCTATGGCCACCTGCCGGTCTGCATGGCGAAAACCCAATACAGCTTTACCACCGATCCGAACCGGCGCGGCGCGCCCGACGGGCATTCCCTGCCGGTCCGCGAAGTGCGCCTGAGCGCCGGGGCCGGCTTCATCGTCGTCATCTGCGGAGAGATCATGACAATGCCCGGCCTGCCCCGCGTCCCATCCGCCGAAGCAATCCGCATCAACGATGACGGACAAATCGATGGGCTGTTTTAG
- a CDS encoding methionyl-tRNA formyltransferase, with product MGQQAFGKDALAKIIEAGVDEVVAVYCEPDRDGKPVDPIKEFALEQGLPVQQPANFDDAETLAMLAGFDADLMVMAFVNVFVPEAARDTPKMGSICFHPSLLPLHRGPSAVNWPIIMGATKSGYSWFYPSDGLDEGDSLLQWECPIDPDDTVINLYFKKIYPSAIESVLTVCDLFRAGNPPHIVPDEAQATFERRCTKKHARIDWNKPVGQVYDLIRGTNPAPGAWTTLNGAEVGIFDSARIPGDGISGRVVDISDDGVTVQCIGGRILLKRVRPAGEGKIPASEWASAAGIAVKDDLGT from the coding sequence ATGGGCCAGCAGGCCTTCGGAAAAGACGCCCTTGCCAAGATCATCGAGGCCGGTGTGGATGAGGTTGTCGCGGTTTATTGCGAACCGGATCGCGATGGCAAGCCGGTCGATCCGATCAAGGAATTCGCGCTGGAGCAGGGCCTGCCCGTGCAACAGCCTGCAAACTTTGATGATGCCGAGACTCTGGCTATGCTTGCCGGGTTCGACGCTGACCTGATGGTCATGGCCTTCGTCAATGTCTTCGTCCCCGAAGCGGCACGTGACACGCCGAAAATGGGCTCGATCTGTTTCCATCCGTCACTGTTGCCGTTGCATCGCGGGCCAAGCGCGGTGAACTGGCCGATCATCATGGGCGCAACGAAGTCCGGCTACAGCTGGTTCTATCCTTCGGACGGCCTCGACGAAGGGGACAGCCTGCTGCAATGGGAATGCCCGATTGATCCCGATGACACGGTCATCAACCTCTATTTCAAGAAAATCTATCCTTCGGCGATCGAATCTGTGCTGACAGTCTGCGACCTGTTCCGCGCTGGAAATCCGCCCCATATCGTCCCGGACGAGGCGCAGGCGACGTTCGAGCGTCGCTGCACCAAGAAACATGCGCGCATCGACTGGAACAAGCCGGTCGGGCAGGTCTATGACCTGATCCGGGGCACAAACCCGGCACCGGGCGCGTGGACCACGCTGAACGGCGCCGAAGTTGGCATCTTCGATAGCGCCCGCATCCCCGGCGACGGTATTTCCGGGCGGGTCGTGGACATCTCGGATGACGGCGTGACCGTGCAATGCATCGGCGGCCGCATCCTTCTGAAACGTGTTCGCCCGGCGGGCGAAGGCAAAATCCCTGCATCTGAATGGGCGTCTGCGGCGGGTATCGCCGTCAAAGACGACCTCGGCACCTGA
- the frc gene encoding formyl-CoA transferase produces MKALEGVKILDFTHVQSGPTCTQLLAWFGADVLKVERPGVGDATRKQLVDVPGADSLYFTMLNHNKRSIELNSKNEVGKEVLTRLIEECDVMVENFAPGALDRMGFSWERIQEINPKMILASIKGFGPGKYQDCKVYENVAQCAGGSASTTGFLDGPPLVTGAQIGDSGTGLHLCLGIVTALFQREKTGRGQKVTAAMQDGVLNLTRVKLRDQQRLEKGPLEEYSQFGEGIPFGEATPRAGNDSGGGQPGRILKCKGWEDDPNAYTYFITQAAVWGKVCDVIGEPDWKTKEGYAKPKDRLDKLNAIFARIEEWTKTKTKFEVMDICNPLDIPVGPILSMKEISEDEGLYATGTLVRVPHPERGEYISVGCPIKLSDSSVEVERSPLLGEHTTEILSQVLGYEGEALARVIDSGAVGEVKEAAE; encoded by the coding sequence ATGAAAGCTCTCGAAGGCGTCAAAATCCTTGATTTCACCCACGTCCAGTCCGGGCCGACCTGCACGCAGCTGCTGGCCTGGTTCGGGGCAGATGTTCTGAAGGTCGAACGCCCCGGTGTCGGCGATGCGACCCGCAAGCAGCTGGTTGATGTGCCGGGTGCCGACAGCCTTTATTTCACGATGCTGAACCACAACAAACGCTCGATTGAGCTGAACTCGAAAAACGAGGTTGGCAAGGAAGTGCTGACCCGGCTGATCGAGGAATGCGACGTGATGGTCGAAAACTTCGCCCCCGGTGCGCTGGACCGGATGGGGTTTTCGTGGGAGCGGATACAAGAGATCAACCCAAAGATGATCCTGGCGTCGATCAAAGGGTTCGGGCCGGGCAAGTATCAGGACTGCAAGGTTTATGAGAACGTCGCGCAATGTGCGGGCGGGTCAGCCTCGACCACCGGGTTTCTGGATGGGCCGCCGCTGGTTACGGGCGCGCAGATTGGCGACAGTGGCACCGGGCTGCACCTGTGCCTGGGCATCGTTACCGCGTTGTTCCAGCGTGAAAAAACCGGACGGGGTCAGAAGGTGACGGCGGCGATGCAGGACGGCGTGCTGAACCTGACCCGTGTGAAACTGCGCGATCAGCAGCGGCTGGAAAAAGGCCCGCTGGAAGAATACAGCCAGTTCGGTGAGGGTATCCCCTTTGGTGAGGCGACGCCGCGTGCGGGCAATGATTCCGGCGGGGGCCAGCCGGGGCGCATCCTAAAGTGCAAGGGGTGGGAGGATGATCCCAACGCCTATACCTATTTCATCACTCAGGCAGCGGTTTGGGGAAAGGTCTGTGACGTCATTGGCGAACCGGATTGGAAAACCAAGGAAGGCTATGCCAAGCCGAAAGATCGCCTTGATAAACTGAACGCAATTTTCGCGCGGATCGAAGAATGGACCAAGACCAAGACCAAGTTCGAGGTGATGGACATCTGCAACCCGCTGGACATCCCGGTCGGGCCGATCCTGTCGATGAAGGAAATCTCGGAAGATGAGGGGCTGTATGCCACCGGCACGCTGGTGCGTGTGCCGCACCCGGAACGCGGCGAATACATCAGTGTCGGCTGCCCGATCAAACTGAGTGACTCGAGCGTCGAGGTTGAGCGCTCGCCCCTGTTGGGTGAGCACACGACAGAAATCCTGTCACAGGTGCTGGGTTATGAAGGCGAAGCTTTGGCGCGGGTGATCGACAGCGGCGCCGTCGGCGAAGTCAAAGAGGCGGCGGAATAG
- a CDS encoding oxalyl-CoA decarboxylase has protein sequence MANDQSTETTQDLTDGFHLLIDALKLNGIENIYHVPGIPVTDLGRMMQAEGMRVVSFRHESNAGNAAAIAGYLTKTPGVCLTVSAPGFLNGLVSLSHATTNCWPMILISGSSEREIVDLQKGDYEEMDQLAVAKPLCKAAYRILHAEDIGVGVARAIRAAVSGRPGGVYLDVPASLLGQTMEAAKGAQSLIEVIDPAPAQLPGPAAIDRALDVLKGAKKPLIILGKGAAYAQCDDLVKQFVEKSGAPYIAMSMAKGLLPDDHDQYAGAARSLVLKESDCVMLIGARLNWLLSHGKGKQWGEPFSKKFIHIDIDPKEMDSNQPIDAPLVGDIESTLGLMVDKMGGWTQPPADWTDAVKAKRDTNVERMAPKLMNNNVPMDFHGALGRLKSIFKDNPDAILVNEGANTLDFARSVIDMAKPRKRLDVGTWGVMGIGMGTAVAAAVETGQPVVCIEGDSAFGFSGMEVETICRYNLPICVVIFNNSGIYRGTDTDPTGRDPGTTVFVPEAKYDMMMQAFGGEGVLARSPDDLERAVRDAIKSGKPTLVNAIIDPNAGTESGRIGNLNPQSVVSKK, from the coding sequence ATGGCAAACGACCAATCAACTGAGACGACGCAGGATCTGACCGACGGATTCCACCTGCTGATCGACGCCCTGAAACTGAACGGGATCGAGAATATCTATCACGTGCCAGGCATTCCAGTGACCGATCTGGGCCGGATGATGCAGGCCGAGGGGATGCGCGTCGTCTCGTTCCGGCACGAAAGCAACGCGGGCAACGCCGCGGCGATTGCAGGCTATCTGACGAAGACGCCCGGTGTTTGCCTGACCGTTTCCGCCCCCGGTTTCCTGAACGGGTTGGTCAGCCTAAGCCATGCGACAACCAACTGCTGGCCGATGATCCTGATTTCGGGCTCGTCCGAGCGTGAGATCGTCGACCTGCAAAAAGGCGACTATGAAGAAATGGATCAGTTGGCCGTCGCCAAGCCGCTGTGCAAGGCCGCCTATCGCATTCTGCACGCCGAAGACATCGGCGTCGGCGTGGCCCGCGCGATCCGTGCTGCTGTTTCGGGCCGCCCCGGCGGAGTTTACCTCGACGTGCCCGCCAGTCTGCTGGGCCAGACGATGGAGGCTGCGAAAGGCGCGCAGAGCCTGATCGAAGTGATCGACCCCGCGCCGGCGCAGCTGCCCGGCCCTGCGGCGATTGATCGGGCATTGGATGTTCTGAAAGGCGCCAAGAAGCCGTTGATCATTCTGGGTAAAGGCGCGGCCTATGCGCAATGTGATGATCTGGTGAAGCAGTTCGTCGAAAAATCCGGCGCGCCCTATATCGCGATGTCGATGGCCAAGGGCTTGCTGCCGGACGATCACGATCAATACGCAGGCGCGGCGCGGTCGCTGGTGCTGAAGGAAAGCGATTGCGTGATGCTGATAGGCGCGCGCCTCAATTGGTTGCTGAGCCACGGCAAGGGCAAACAGTGGGGAGAGCCGTTCTCCAAGAAATTCATCCACATCGACATCGACCCGAAGGAAATGGACAGCAACCAGCCCATCGACGCGCCGCTGGTGGGCGATATCGAAAGCACGCTGGGCCTGATGGTCGACAAGATGGGCGGTTGGACGCAGCCCCCGGCAGACTGGACCGACGCGGTGAAGGCCAAGCGGGACACCAATGTCGAACGCATGGCCCCCAAGCTGATGAACAACAATGTGCCGATGGATTTCCACGGCGCGCTGGGGCGATTGAAGTCCATATTCAAGGACAACCCGGATGCGATCCTGGTTAACGAAGGCGCCAATACGCTGGATTTCGCCCGCTCGGTCATCGACATGGCCAAACCGCGCAAACGTCTGGATGTTGGCACCTGGGGCGTAATGGGCATCGGCATGGGCACGGCGGTGGCCGCCGCGGTTGAAACCGGCCAGCCCGTCGTCTGCATCGAAGGCGATTCCGCCTTTGGTTTCAGCGGCATGGAGGTTGAAACCATCTGCCGCTATAACCTGCCGATCTGCGTTGTGATCTTCAACAACTCGGGCATTTATCGCGGCACCGATACCGACCCGACGGGCCGTGACCCCGGTACGACGGTCTTCGTGCCGGAAGCCAAATACGACATGATGATGCAGGCCTTCGGTGGTGAGGGCGTGTTGGCCCGCAGCCCCGATGATCTGGAACGCGCGGTGCGCGACGCAATCAAATCCGGCAAACCAACGCTCGTGAACGCGATCATTGACCCGAACGCCGGGACCGAAAGCGGTCGTATCGGCAATCTGAACCCGCAATCCGTCGTCTCGAAAAAGTAA